From a region of the Flavobacterium sediminilitoris genome:
- a CDS encoding efflux transporter outer membrane subunit gives MKKQLIIKGSFLVAIMFLAQSCFVSKNYEAPKVETQNLYRTDQVIDSTSLAMVSWDKLFTDTLLQAYINEGLQNNLDMQIALQNMEAAEAMMKQGKAGYFPALNANATWTHQELSKNSQFGRLFNGSLDQYELSAKLSWEADIWGKIRSNKRASVAQYLQTSAAKQAIQTELIANIASLYYQMLATDSQIKVVAQTIENRNKSVEVIKALKEAGNVNEVAVQQTEAQKYATEIILKDLEYNLKVLENSFTQLLGKSPEAVERSSFDTQKIEANVKVGLPAYLLSKRPDVVAAELNFRNTFELTNVARSYFYPSLTLSATGGLQSLELKDWFNSKSIFANIITGLAQPIFNQRQNKTRLEVAKANQQKAYLQYEKALLIAGKEVSDALASYENESDKLTIREKQLDALTKAADYSDELLQYGLVNYLEVLTAKDNALNTEINYIDNKFKQMNAVIKLYKSLGGGN, from the coding sequence ATGAAAAAACAACTTATCATAAAAGGTAGCTTTTTAGTTGCAATAATGTTTTTAGCTCAATCGTGTTTTGTGTCTAAAAATTATGAAGCGCCAAAAGTGGAAACACAGAATTTATATCGTACAGATCAAGTAATTGATAGTACTTCACTTGCAATGGTTTCTTGGGATAAATTATTTACAGATACTCTTTTACAGGCTTATATAAATGAAGGATTGCAGAATAATTTAGACATGCAAATAGCATTGCAAAATATGGAAGCTGCAGAAGCTATGATGAAACAAGGAAAAGCAGGTTATTTTCCTGCATTGAATGCAAACGCAACTTGGACACACCAAGAATTGTCAAAAAATAGTCAATTCGGACGTTTGTTTAATGGTTCCTTAGATCAATATGAGTTATCTGCAAAATTATCTTGGGAAGCTGATATTTGGGGAAAAATAAGAAGTAATAAAAGAGCTTCTGTTGCACAATATTTACAAACTTCTGCTGCAAAACAAGCAATTCAAACAGAATTAATTGCTAATATTGCTTCGTTGTATTATCAAATGTTAGCTACTGATTCACAAATAAAAGTAGTAGCACAAACAATTGAAAATAGAAATAAAAGTGTTGAAGTTATTAAAGCTTTAAAAGAGGCAGGAAACGTTAATGAAGTTGCAGTACAACAAACGGAAGCGCAAAAATATGCTACTGAAATTATTTTGAAAGATTTAGAATACAATCTTAAAGTATTAGAAAATTCATTTACACAACTTCTAGGGAAATCACCAGAAGCTGTAGAACGTTCTTCTTTTGATACACAAAAAATAGAAGCAAATGTTAAAGTTGGATTACCAGCGTACTTATTAAGCAAGAGACCAGATGTTGTGGCTGCTGAATTAAACTTTAGAAACACTTTTGAACTAACAAATGTAGCAAGAAGCTATTTCTATCCATCATTGACATTAAGTGCAACAGGAGGATTACAAAGTTTAGAATTGAAAGATTGGTTCAACTCCAAATCTATTTTTGCAAATATTATTACAGGACTTGCACAGCCTATTTTTAATCAACGTCAGAATAAAACACGTTTAGAAGTTGCAAAAGCAAATCAACAAAAAGCTTATTTGCAATATGAAAAAGCATTATTAATTGCAGGAAAAGAAGTTTCCGATGCTTTAGCAAGTTATGAAAATGAAAGTGATAAGCTAACTATTCGTGAAAAACAGTTAGATGCTTTAACAAAAGCTGCTGATTATTCAGATGAATTATTACAGTATGGTTTAGTAAATTACTTAGAAGTATTAACAGCAAAAGACAATGCCTTAAATACTGAGATTAATTATATAGATAATAAATTCAAACAAATGAATGCAGTTATCAAGTTATACAAATCATTAGGAGGAGGTAATTAA
- a CDS encoding efflux RND transporter permease subunit has translation MFSKFIDRPVLSTVISIIIVILGVLGLITLPVSQYPEIAPPTVTVSANYQGASAEVVMNSVVIPLEEQINGVEDMTYMSSTSNNDGSASISIYFKLGTNPDLAAVNVQNRVSRATSLLPQEVTRSGVTTSKRQSDNILILSLYSENPEYDDTFLQNYANINILPKIKRVAGVGDAIIFGQRDYSMRIWLKPDVMASYGLVPSDVTALLAEQNIEAAPGQLGESGNQSFQYTLKYKGRLQTTNEFEEIIVRSTENGEVLKLGDVAKIELGAVNYAGSASTNGNKSIAIAIAQTAGSNAQEVIEGSLAVLEKAKVSFPKGVDYATLINANDFLDESITKVIHTLIEAFLLVFLVVFVFLQDWRSTLIPAISVPVAIVGTFFFLSLFGFTINLLTLFALVLAVGIVVDDAIVVVEAVHAKMEAGEKNPKKAAHSAMNDISSAIISITLVMSAVFIPVSFISGSAGVFYKQFGLTLAVAIVLSAINALTLSPALCAIFLKPHNEEEKKKGFLQRFYSLFNIAFEATTVKYKKSVEFFIKRKWVAFLGIAVFAGIFVLLLNITPKAFVPGEDTGAILSDVSLPPGTSLERTEEVLLQIENKVKDLPEIKEVLRISGRSLISGTGSNYGMVIVKLKPWADRPDANQEISAVVGELFKRAAVVKDAKVLFFARPTLVGFGFTNGFEFQLQDQKGGTIKELNEVNNKFLGALNSRPEIKYAATSFSPNYPQYRIDLNVARIKNSGLTVTDVLGTMQGYYGGVYASNFNKFGKQYRVIYQSEPKFRTDPESLNSIMVRNNKGEMAPISQFVTLEKVFGPQAIERFNLFTSVKITGAPNEGFSTGDAIKAIEEVASQSLPIGYGYEFSGMTREEISAGGQTLYIFLLCLVFVYFLLAAQYESYMLPFAVLLSLPVGLAGAYIFAYFFNVSDNIYLQITLIMLIGLLAKNAILIVEFAADSRRKGWSIAQAAVQGATARLRPILMTSFAFILGLMPLMLAKGAGAVGNNAIGTGAIGGMLIGTILGVFVIPVLFIVFQNLQEKISGKPEENDVESL, from the coding sequence ATGTTTTCAAAATTTATTGATAGACCTGTGTTGTCAACGGTGATTTCTATTATCATCGTTATATTGGGAGTTTTAGGGTTAATCACACTTCCAGTTTCACAATATCCAGAAATAGCTCCGCCAACAGTAACTGTATCAGCAAACTATCAAGGAGCAAGTGCCGAAGTTGTAATGAATTCGGTAGTAATTCCACTTGAAGAACAAATCAATGGTGTAGAAGACATGACTTACATGAGTTCTACTTCTAATAATGATGGTTCAGCTTCTATAAGTATTTATTTTAAATTAGGTACAAACCCAGATTTAGCGGCTGTTAATGTCCAAAATAGAGTTTCTCGTGCAACATCTTTATTACCACAAGAAGTTACAAGATCAGGTGTAACAACATCTAAAAGACAAAGTGATAACATATTAATTTTGTCTTTATATAGTGAAAACCCTGAATATGATGATACCTTTCTTCAAAATTATGCGAATATCAATATTCTACCAAAAATTAAACGTGTAGCAGGGGTTGGAGATGCCATAATATTTGGTCAAAGAGATTATTCAATGCGTATTTGGTTAAAACCAGATGTTATGGCAAGTTATGGGTTAGTTCCATCAGATGTAACAGCATTATTAGCAGAACAAAATATTGAAGCTGCTCCTGGTCAGTTGGGAGAAAGTGGAAATCAATCATTTCAATATACTTTAAAATATAAAGGGCGTTTACAAACTACAAATGAGTTTGAAGAAATTATAGTTCGTTCTACAGAAAATGGAGAAGTTCTAAAATTAGGAGATGTAGCAAAAATTGAATTAGGAGCTGTGAATTATGCTGGTAGCGCAAGTACAAATGGGAATAAATCAATTGCCATTGCCATTGCTCAAACAGCAGGATCAAATGCACAAGAAGTTATTGAAGGCTCTTTAGCAGTGCTAGAAAAAGCAAAAGTAAGTTTCCCGAAAGGAGTAGATTACGCAACCTTAATTAATGCAAATGACTTTTTAGATGAATCTATCACAAAAGTTATCCATACTTTAATAGAAGCTTTCTTATTAGTATTCTTAGTTGTTTTTGTTTTCTTACAAGATTGGAGATCAACACTAATTCCAGCTATTTCGGTTCCAGTTGCAATCGTTGGTACATTCTTCTTCTTGAGTCTGTTTGGATTTACAATTAATTTATTGACACTATTTGCATTGGTGCTTGCCGTCGGAATTGTGGTGGATGATGCCATTGTGGTAGTAGAAGCCGTTCATGCCAAAATGGAAGCAGGGGAAAAGAATCCTAAAAAGGCAGCTCATAGTGCCATGAATGATATCAGTAGTGCTATTATCTCAATAACACTTGTAATGTCAGCCGTTTTTATTCCAGTATCTTTTATTAGTGGTTCTGCGGGAGTTTTCTACAAACAATTTGGTTTAACATTAGCCGTTGCAATTGTATTATCAGCTATTAATGCACTTACACTTTCGCCAGCTTTATGTGCCATTTTCTTAAAACCGCATAACGAAGAAGAAAAGAAAAAAGGGTTTTTACAACGTTTTTATTCATTGTTTAATATCGCTTTTGAAGCAACAACAGTTAAATATAAAAAATCAGTAGAGTTTTTCATTAAACGTAAATGGGTAGCTTTTTTAGGAATAGCAGTCTTCGCTGGAATTTTTGTATTGCTTTTAAATATAACGCCAAAAGCATTTGTGCCTGGAGAAGATACTGGTGCTATTTTATCGGATGTATCTCTTCCTCCTGGAACTTCATTGGAAAGAACAGAAGAAGTACTGTTGCAAATTGAAAATAAGGTGAAAGACTTACCTGAAATTAAAGAAGTACTTCGTATTTCTGGTAGAAGTTTAATTAGTGGAACAGGAAGTAACTACGGAATGGTAATTGTAAAATTGAAACCATGGGCAGATCGACCAGATGCTAATCAAGAAATTTCAGCAGTTGTTGGAGAATTATTCAAACGTGCGGCTGTTGTTAAAGATGCTAAAGTTCTATTCTTTGCACGTCCAACACTTGTAGGGTTTGGATTTACAAATGGATTTGAATTTCAACTTCAAGATCAAAAAGGAGGTACAATTAAAGAATTAAATGAGGTAAACAATAAGTTTTTAGGAGCTTTAAATAGTCGACCAGAAATTAAATATGCTGCGACATCATTTTCTCCAAATTATCCACAATATCGTATTGACTTAAATGTTGCTAGAATTAAAAACTCGGGTTTAACAGTAACAGACGTTTTAGGAACTATGCAAGGATATTATGGAGGAGTTTATGCATCCAATTTTAATAAATTTGGAAAACAATATAGAGTAATTTATCAGTCAGAACCAAAATTCAGAACAGATCCAGAATCTTTAAATAGTATAATGGTAAGAAATAATAAAGGTGAAATGGCTCCAATTTCTCAATTTGTAACTTTAGAAAAAGTTTTTGGACCTCAAGCAATTGAACGTTTTAATTTATTTACATCGGTTAAAATTACTGGAGCACCAAATGAAGGATTTAGTACAGGTGATGCCATTAAAGCTATTGAAGAAGTAGCAAGTCAAAGTCTACCAATTGGTTATGGATATGAATTCTCAGGAATGACACGTGAAGAAATTAGTGCAGGAGGACAAACACTATATATATTCCTTCTTTGTTTAGTTTTTGTTTATTTCTTATTAGCTGCTCAATATGAAAGCTATATGTTACCTTTTGCGGTTCTATTATCATTACCTGTAGGTTTAGCTGGAGCTTATATTTTTGCCTATTTTTTCAATGTAAGTGATAATATTTATCTTCAAATTACCTTGATTATGCTTATTGGTTTATTGGCTAAGAATGCTATTTTGATAGTAGAGTTTGCAGCAGATTCCAGAAGAAAAGGTTGGAGTATAGCGCAAGCTGCTGTTCAAGGAGCAACAGCCCGTTTACGTCCCATTTTGATGACATCATTTGCTTTTATCCTTGGATTAATGCCATTGATGTTAGCTAAAGGAGCAGGTGCAGTAGGGAATAATGCTATTGGAACAGGAGCAATTGGAGGAATGTTGATAGGAACAATCTTAGGAGTTTTTGTAATTCCAGTTCTATTTATTGTTTTTCAAAATTTACAAGAAAAGATTAGTGGTAAACCAGAAGAAAATGATGTAGAAAGCTTATAA
- a CDS encoding TetR/AcrR family transcriptional regulator: protein MENDKKALLLEKTLDHFLKYGSKNITMDDIAEEFGLSKKTLYTLFKNKEALLLEAVDLLWKKFIDEVNEIIESNQNPLQKIIAIYIIAIQNISTIDPIFLYSLKKYHRAVMEEYQKYKKQMRDEILLPLLQQAKDEKLIIQTIDIAFFSAINFDDIDEKLWKYKVFENYTNQEILDYFITLKLKGIVTKDCFNLL from the coding sequence ATGGAAAACGATAAGAAAGCATTATTACTAGAAAAAACATTAGATCATTTTCTAAAATATGGTAGTAAAAATATTACCATGGACGATATTGCAGAAGAATTTGGACTGTCTAAAAAAACATTGTATACATTATTTAAGAATAAAGAAGCATTGTTGTTAGAAGCCGTTGATTTACTTTGGAAAAAATTTATAGATGAAGTCAATGAAATCATAGAATCTAATCAAAATCCATTACAGAAGATAATTGCAATTTATATTATTGCTATTCAAAATATCAGTACCATTGATCCTATCTTTTTATACAGTTTAAAAAAATACCATCGAGCAGTTATGGAAGAATATCAAAAGTATAAAAAGCAAATGCGAGACGAAATTTTATTGCCACTTTTACAACAAGCTAAAGACGAAAAATTAATTATTCAAACAATAGATATAGCTTTTTTTTCAGCCATTAATTTTGACGATATTGATGAAAAATTATGGAAATATAAAGTATTTGAAAATTACACAAATCAAGAAATATTAGATTATTTTATTACATTAAAATTAAAAGGAATTGTAACAAAAGATTGCTTTAATTTACTTTAA
- a CDS encoding TonB-dependent receptor, producing MKIFKKLTIFGFFLFATLTAFSQAKITGVVVDQEFNEPLPGANVLIKGTKDGSTTGFDGKFSISTSLTSGEIVISYLGYKTKTISFTMKGNSINVGNISLSSDENQLETVVLIGTGIIDLAKDRKTPIAVSTIKAIEIQEKVGTSDITQAMVNTPSVYVADQSRGYGDSNIRVRGFAQDNTAVLINGQPVNGMEDGLVYWSNWSGLTDIANGIQIQRGLGSSKLAISSVGGTINIVTKATDKKEGGFASLGVANNSYFKTLAGYNTGLNEKGWGMSIMMSHWQGEGYTIGTQGRGQNYFISVGYKPSDKHNFNFLLTGAPQYHNQSYSQSISTFLEKGRKYNSNWGTLDGKFKSEVGNYYHKPVANLNWDYTISENSSLSTVLYASWGRGGSVGSVGGGRVRTNGQIDFDQIYANNLASTTGASTYALRNSVNSHEWYGLITNFETKFTDELTFNAGFDLRTYKGTHFRQLTDLLGADYYLDNDVLNVNNPNNQISATYNSDPWSALFNYADEGERYAWDYDERITYGGAFSQIEYSNDKFSVFFQGALSNQSHVRWDRYQYLPADEKSKSVNNIGYNAKGGVAYNINENHAVYSNAGYYSRQPYHDNIYLNFGNDVNPLTKNEKILGLELGYSFNSSYFSANLNAYRTSWKDRVTTTSSVAEAGDVVGTTVLNEGDIVYATNQGVEQLHSGVELDFVARPIQKLSLKGFASVGDWKYQDDVVTTYRNQDRVILDQEKKDVDGGEVGGAAQTSWGLGLKYEIFTRFNIDVDWRNYTKLYADVSPIKENLELPKYDLVDAGLSYKMLVGKDDKNSVAFRLNVNNVFQEIYLASIVASRSSGNVDGLFQANDTDASFNGINVKNSAYFGLGRTWNFSIRYNF from the coding sequence ATGAAAATTTTTAAAAAACTGACAATTTTTGGGTTTTTCCTTTTTGCAACCCTTACAGCTTTCTCTCAGGCAAAGATAACTGGAGTGGTTGTTGATCAAGAATTTAATGAACCATTACCTGGAGCAAATGTTCTTATTAAAGGAACAAAAGACGGTTCTACAACAGGTTTTGATGGTAAGTTCTCAATTTCTACTTCTTTAACTTCAGGAGAAATTGTTATATCTTATTTAGGCTACAAAACGAAAACTATTTCATTTACTATGAAAGGGAATAGTATTAATGTAGGAAATATTTCACTTTCTAGTGATGAAAATCAATTGGAAACAGTTGTTTTAATTGGAACTGGGATTATTGACTTAGCAAAAGACAGAAAAACACCTATTGCAGTTTCAACAATCAAAGCTATTGAGATTCAAGAAAAAGTAGGTACTTCTGATATTACACAGGCTATGGTGAATACTCCGTCTGTATATGTTGCTGATCAATCTAGGGGATATGGGGATTCTAACATTAGAGTACGTGGATTTGCACAAGATAACACTGCAGTTTTAATTAATGGACAACCAGTTAATGGAATGGAAGATGGATTAGTGTATTGGTCAAACTGGTCAGGATTGACTGATATTGCAAATGGAATACAAATTCAAAGAGGTTTAGGTTCATCAAAATTAGCAATTTCTTCTGTAGGAGGAACAATTAATATTGTAACTAAAGCTACTGATAAAAAAGAAGGTGGTTTTGCGTCATTAGGAGTGGCTAATAACAGTTATTTCAAGACATTAGCGGGTTATAATACAGGATTGAATGAGAAAGGTTGGGGGATGAGTATTATGATGTCTCACTGGCAAGGTGAAGGATATACTATAGGTACACAAGGGCGTGGTCAAAATTATTTTATTTCAGTAGGTTACAAGCCTAGTGATAAACATAATTTCAATTTCTTACTGACTGGAGCACCACAATATCACAATCAAAGCTATTCACAAAGTATTAGCACTTTCTTAGAAAAAGGAAGAAAATACAATAGTAACTGGGGTACTTTAGACGGTAAGTTTAAAAGTGAAGTTGGTAACTATTACCACAAACCAGTTGCAAATTTAAACTGGGATTATACAATTTCTGAAAACTCAAGTTTATCTACAGTATTGTATGCTTCTTGGGGAAGAGGAGGAAGTGTTGGAAGTGTTGGAGGCGGAAGAGTAAGAACAAATGGACAAATTGATTTTGATCAAATTTATGCAAATAACTTAGCCAGTACTACAGGCGCTTCTACTTATGCCTTAAGAAATTCAGTTAATAGTCACGAATGGTATGGTTTAATAACGAATTTTGAGACTAAATTTACAGACGAATTAACTTTTAATGCTGGTTTTGATCTTAGAACATACAAAGGAACTCACTTCAGACAACTAACAGATTTATTAGGAGCAGACTATTATTTGGATAATGATGTTTTAAATGTTAATAATCCTAATAATCAAATATCAGCAACTTACAATTCAGATCCTTGGAGTGCATTATTTAACTATGCTGATGAAGGGGAAAGATATGCGTGGGATTATGATGAAAGAATTACTTATGGTGGTGCTTTTTCTCAAATAGAATATTCAAATGACAAATTTTCAGTTTTTTTTCAAGGAGCGTTATCTAATCAATCTCATGTAAGATGGGATAGATATCAATATTTACCAGCGGATGAAAAATCTAAAAGTGTTAACAATATAGGCTATAATGCTAAAGGTGGAGTGGCTTATAATATTAATGAAAATCATGCTGTTTACAGTAATGCAGGTTATTATTCGCGTCAACCTTATCATGATAATATTTATTTAAATTTTGGTAATGATGTAAACCCTTTAACTAAAAACGAGAAAATATTAGGTCTTGAATTAGGATACAGTTTCAACTCTTCTTATTTTTCTGCTAATTTAAATGCGTATAGAACGTCATGGAAAGATAGAGTCACCACAACCTCATCTGTTGCTGAAGCTGGAGATGTAGTTGGTACTACTGTGTTAAATGAAGGAGATATTGTATATGCAACAAATCAAGGTGTTGAACAATTGCATTCAGGTGTTGAATTAGATTTTGTTGCTAGGCCAATTCAAAAACTTAGTTTAAAAGGTTTTGCTTCTGTTGGTGATTGGAAATATCAAGATGATGTTGTAACAACTTATAGAAATCAAGATAGAGTTATTCTTGATCAGGAAAAAAAAGATGTAGATGGAGGTGAAGTAGGTGGAGCAGCTCAAACTTCTTGGGGTTTAGGTTTAAAGTATGAAATTTTTACTCGCTTTAATATAGATGTAGATTGGAGAAATTACACAAAACTTTATGCAGATGTATCTCCTATCAAAGAAAATTTAGAATTACCAAAATATGATTTAGTAGACGCAGGACTTTCTTACAAAATGTTAGTTGGTAAAGATGATAAAAATTCTGTAGCTTTTAGATTAAACGTAAATAATGTTTTTCAAGAAATATATTTAGCATCTATAGTAGCTTCAAGATCTTCTGGAAATGTTGATGGTCTTTTTCAAGCTAATGATACTGATGCTTCTTTTAATGGAATCAATGTTAAGAACAGTGCTTACTTTGGTTTAGGTAGAACATGGAATTTCTCAATTAGATATAATTTCTAA
- a CDS encoding CYTH domain-containing protein: MIEIERKFLVKSDAFLNDYSCCNRIIQGYLSSSPERTVRVRIKGNKGYLTIKGKSSDSGLSRFEWEKEIVLEEAEQLLTLCERGVIDKTRYEVIVGTHLYEIDVFTSENDGLIIAELELTSEDEVFEKPEWLGNEVTNDNRYYNSYLSKHPFKTW; this comes from the coding sequence ATGATTGAGATAGAACGAAAGTTTTTAGTAAAATCTGATGCTTTTTTAAATGATTACAGTTGTTGTAATAGAATTATACAAGGTTATTTGTCTTCTTCGCCAGAACGTACTGTTAGGGTTCGAATAAAAGGCAATAAAGGCTATTTAACTATTAAAGGTAAAAGTAGTGATAGTGGTTTAAGCAGGTTTGAATGGGAAAAAGAGATTGTTTTAGAAGAAGCTGAACAATTATTAACACTTTGCGAAAGAGGTGTTATTGATAAAACACGATATGAAGTTATTGTGGGAACACATTTATATGAAATAGATGTTTTTACATCTGAAAATGATGGATTAATTATTGCTGAACTTGAACTAACAAGTGAAGACGAAGTATTTGAAAAACCAGAATGGTTAGGAAATGAAGTAACAAATGATAATCGTTATTACAATTCTTATTTAAGTAAACATCCTTTTAAAACATGGTAA
- a CDS encoding GbsR/MarR family transcriptional regulator, translated as MTNQEEKEELIEMFGVHFEKHYNLSPLSSRILALLVIDACKSGLTFEELVVKLGASKSSVSTNINLLLKMGRINYYTIPNDRKKYFKAAPLSQRLKNYLDLVEDEKTLINRIMNYREKNVSCNAEAINLKNSIAYKEHILKVEELLINTIEKFKEIEITN; from the coding sequence ATGACAAATCAAGAAGAGAAAGAAGAATTGATAGAAATGTTTGGAGTACATTTTGAAAAGCATTATAATTTATCACCATTGAGTTCAAGAATTTTAGCATTATTAGTGATAGATGCATGTAAATCAGGATTAACTTTTGAAGAATTAGTTGTAAAGTTAGGAGCAAGTAAAAGTTCTGTTTCAACAAACATTAATCTGCTTTTAAAAATGGGGAGAATAAATTATTATACAATTCCAAACGATAGAAAAAAATACTTTAAAGCAGCACCTTTAAGTCAACGATTAAAAAATTATTTAGATTTAGTTGAAGATGAAAAAACATTGATTAATAGAATTATGAATTATAGAGAGAAAAATGTGTCCTGTAATGCAGAAGCTATAAATCTTAAAAATAGTATTGCTTACAAAGAACACATTCTGAAAGTTGAAGAATTACTAATTAATACAATAGAAAAATTTAAAGAAATCGAAATCACAAATTAA
- a CDS encoding efflux RND transporter periplasmic adaptor subunit has translation MNKKYFITVFVITLLISCNKKDSSKTTLPVSSYKVVQVSKSNTTLLAEYPTKLEGITDIDIRPKVDGYIEKIYVDEGQEVKKGQLLFKLETQTATQEAGAAKARVDVAQVEVNRLMPLVERKIISDVQLATAKANLASAKSTYQSIIARINYATITSPVNGIVGTLPLRIGSYVSSQTAQPLTRISDISKVYAYFSVNEKEQLDIMMNAEGKTFQDKIGNMPLVNLVLSNGIAYQEKGKIETFSGQANTQTGSFNVRASFPNPNRLLRSGGSGVIQIPTNLKDVILIPQNATVELQDKRIALIVDNENKVKFVPIEVRAVPGGKYFVVDKGLSANDKFLIEGVGIVAEGTPIKPEVIDLKELDNPKK, from the coding sequence ATGAATAAAAAATATTTTATAACTGTTTTTGTTATAACCCTACTGATTTCATGTAATAAGAAAGATAGTTCTAAAACAACTCTACCTGTATCCTCTTATAAAGTAGTTCAAGTTTCTAAAAGTAATACCACTTTATTAGCAGAATATCCAACTAAATTAGAAGGTATTACAGATATAGATATTCGTCCAAAAGTAGATGGATATATTGAAAAAATATACGTTGATGAGGGACAGGAAGTAAAAAAAGGACAATTGCTTTTCAAATTAGAAACGCAAACAGCTACACAAGAAGCAGGAGCTGCAAAAGCAAGAGTAGATGTTGCACAAGTAGAAGTAAATCGTTTGATGCCATTGGTTGAACGAAAAATTATTAGTGATGTACAATTAGCAACTGCTAAAGCTAATTTAGCCAGTGCAAAAAGCACCTATCAAAGTATAATTGCCAGAATAAACTACGCTACAATTACAAGCCCAGTAAATGGAATTGTAGGTACATTGCCTTTAAGAATTGGAAGTTATGTAAGTAGTCAAACAGCACAACCTTTAACTCGAATTTCAGATATTAGCAAAGTTTATGCTTATTTCTCAGTTAACGAAAAAGAACAATTAGACATTATGATGAATGCTGAAGGAAAAACTTTCCAAGATAAAATAGGTAATATGCCTTTAGTAAACTTGGTTTTAAGTAATGGTATTGCATATCAAGAAAAGGGGAAAATAGAAACATTTAGCGGTCAAGCTAATACGCAAACAGGTTCATTCAATGTTAGAGCAAGTTTTCCAAATCCAAACAGATTGCTGAGATCAGGTGGAAGCGGAGTAATTCAAATTCCAACTAACTTGAAAGATGTTATTCTAATTCCTCAAAATGCAACGGTCGAGTTACAAGATAAAAGAATCGCTTTAATTGTAGATAATGAAAATAAAGTAAAATTTGTTCCTATTGAAGTTCGTGCAGTTCCAGGGGGTAAATACTTCGTAGTAGATAAAGGATTAAGCGCAAATGATAAATTTTTAATAGAAGGTGTTGGTATTGTAGCAGAAGGTACACCAATAAAACCAGAAGTTATTGACTTAAAAGAACTAGATAATCCTAAAAAATAA
- a CDS encoding septal ring lytic transglycosylase RlpA family protein, with translation MKFSTKIICSLFLLVFASSFTSKKTGIFTNRNVFFDSIKKDTILVDSISLDSSLVIKSFKESVHASYYHDKFNGRRTASGQKFNNNLYTAAHKKLKFGTKVKVTNTVNGKSVIVVINDRGPFIKGREIDLSKKAFMEIAKNKKRGYLIVDLEIIEE, from the coding sequence ATGAAATTCTCAACAAAAATAATTTGCTCTTTATTTTTACTTGTTTTTGCAAGTAGTTTTACGAGTAAAAAAACAGGTATATTTACTAATAGAAATGTCTTTTTTGATTCTATAAAAAAAGATACTATTTTGGTTGACTCTATTAGTTTAGATTCCTCTTTAGTGATAAAATCATTCAAAGAAAGTGTTCATGCATCATATTATCATGATAAATTTAATGGTCGTAGAACTGCAAGTGGACAAAAATTTAATAATAACCTTTATACAGCAGCACATAAGAAATTAAAATTTGGAACAAAAGTTAAAGTAACCAATACAGTTAATGGTAAATCTGTAATTGTAGTTATAAATGATAGAGGACCTTTTATAAAAGGAAGAGAGATAGATTTATCTAAAAAGGCTTTTATGGAGATTGCTAAAAATAAAAAACGGGGATATTTAATTGTAGACCTAGAAATTATAGAAGAATAA